ACGGTCTCATGCTCGTGCACACGCCGCGACACTAGAAGGGCGCTTTGCAAATGAAATCCTGCCAACGGAAGGACACTCGGCTGACGGCACCTTATTCACTCTCAATTATGACGAAGTCATTCGCCCAGAAACGACCGTTGAGGCACTGGCGCAACTTCGACCTGTATTTGATCCCGTTAATGGCACCGTCACAGCAGGCAGCTCGTCAGCACTATCCGATGGTGCTTCAGCAATGCTGATTATGAGTGAAGATAAGGCTAACGAGCTTGGCTTAAAAGTGCGAGCCCGAATTAAGGCCATGGCAATTGCTGGATGTGATCCATCTATCATGGGGTATGGACCAGTTCCTGCAACACACAAGGCACTCAAACGGGCTGGTCTTGAGATTCATGATATGGATGTGATTGAGCTCAATGAAGCATTTGCAGCTCAATCTCTCCCCTGTGCTAAAGATCTTGGCCTACTCGAAGTGATGGATGAAAAAGTCAATCTTAATGGTGGCGCCATCGCGCTTGGTCACCCATTAGGTTGCTCTGGCTCCCGTATTTCAACCACACTGATCAACCTAATGGAAGCCAAAGATGCTAAATATGGTCTGGCGACCATGTGCATCGGTTTAGGTCAGGGGATTGCCACTGTGTTTGAAAGGCCTTAAGAGTCAAAGCTAAAAGGCTTTAAAGGGCTTATGTGATGCTCAACCTCTCAAAATCACCACAAAAATAAGCTTACGCTGAAAAATTTGACTATGACACATAGGGCGGCATTCCATGTCGCCCTTTATTTTGTATCAAGTATGAGGTCCACAAGCACTATAACTATGCATATATTGCATAAACTCAATGCTCAAGTTTCATTTTATTCATAGTTCAATAAGACATACACTTAGCGGCAGTTTAAACCTTGCTACCTGTGGCCGCTTGCCACGCTACTGCAAATTCGGAGAACCTTATGTTTCATGCTCTCGTTCTAAATCAAGAAGACAAACGTACTATTGCTAACATTGAACAAATCGAT
This window of the Vibrio azureus genome carries:
- the fadA gene encoding acetyl-CoA C-acyltransferase FadA, yielding MTHQTRNVVVVDCLRTPMGRSKGGAYRHVRAEDLSAHLMQGILARNPKVNPEEIEDIYWGCVQQTLEQGFNVARNAALLAGLPIEIGAVTVNRLCGSSMQALHDGTRAIMTGDAEICLIGGVEHMGHVPMNHGVDFHPGMSKHVAKAAGMMGLTAEMLGKLHGISREQQDEFAARSHARAHAATLEGRFANEILPTEGHSADGTLFTLNYDEVIRPETTVEALAQLRPVFDPVNGTVTAGSSSALSDGASAMLIMSEDKANELGLKVRARIKAMAIAGCDPSIMGYGPVPATHKALKRAGLEIHDMDVIELNEAFAAQSLPCAKDLGLLEVMDEKVNLNGGAIALGHPLGCSGSRISTTLINLMEAKDAKYGLATMCIGLGQGIATVFERP